AACGACCATCGAAAGCGGAACGGAGTCGAACTTCAATATCTCTTGAGCGTTTTCCGGGCAGCTCCCGACGCGAATCTTTCCTTCCAACACGTCTCCGGCTCGTCGAAAATGTTCAACAAAGAGGTGAGCGGCGTACCGCGGGGGATCGGCCACCGAACGGTAAAGCGTCACACGCTTGCGGCCCGCGGGGATCGCCCCGGAAACGACCACTTCAATTTTTTCCCCCGAACGATGGAGCTTCGCTCCCAGTGTCGCCTCGCCATTCGACGACGTACGCGTCCGGTTCTTCAGGTCGAAGAAAGACAAGGGAGGATCCAGAGACACCTGTCCGGTCTTGCCCGGGTTTCCAGGCTCCACGTTGATCGTCAGGGAATTGAAATTCGCCGACAGCGCGCTCGCCGACGCCGTAAACGCGCGATCGGAGTCTCCTTCAAACTCTTCCGAATGGTCCATCGAAGTCGGAAACAGGCTCTCGTCCGCCACGAGGTCCCCTTTAATCCGATGAACTCCGGCTCGCCTGACTTCTTCCACGAGATTCCACATCGTCTCATTGACGAGCCAGGGGTCGCCTCCTCCCTTCAGACAAAGATCGTTCCCGGAGCGAAGAACCGTGGTTTGAAATCGGTGATTTGGCCCAAACTTCGACAACGAAGTGGCCGCGGTCAATACTTTGATCGTCGACGCCGGATTGAACCCCCGGTCCGCGTTGGCGGAATATAGAAGTTTGCCGTCGGCGAGGGATCGGATTTCCACACCGTAACTTCCGGGAGCGATTTTGCTTCGTTCCAGGATCGGAGCCAGTTTGGCGGACCAGGGACCTTGCGGACCCGCAAGAGTGGTTGCCGCGAAAAGAACCGAAAAAAGGTGCAGCGTCACCTCGTCAGAATAAATCGTTTAAATGTTAAACGACAAGGTTGCGGCCCAGCGATTGTCACCGGCCTCCCTCGTCCTGACGCCGACTTCTTCCTTGTACCAAGCTCCGTCGATCTTCACGAACCAAAGATCGAACGTGGCGCCCAGCGTAAAATAGCCCTGGGAGAGACCCGCGCGGGCGGTCAGGATCCAGGGGAATTTGGATTCGACGCCGAAATGGAGCTTCGTGAGAAAATCGCGCTCCTGGTTCAAATCCCGGAAATCGACGGCGATCGCGTTTTTCAGTTTCCAGATATCGGGATGAACCGCCGCGCCGGCGCTGATCGATTGCTCATTGTTCGGAGCCGCGTCAAATCCGGGGCTCCCCATGTCTTGCCACGACACGCCAACCTGAGGCTTGAGAATTTCGTACATTTTAGAGCCTTTAATTCCTGGAAAAGCGAGATTCGTCTTGGCGCCGACATCCACGCCCAGACCGAAGCGCCGGTCTTTAATCTTTTTGAACTGGTCGATTAAAATCGGATCTCCACTGGAGTTTTCACTAACGATGTCGGAGTACGTAACCTCTTGATCGACCTCATCGATGGCGAATCGAATCGTCGGTTTGAGCGTAGCTCCCACCTGGAGGAGCTGATCCCAGAAACCGTGGCTCCCCGCAATATACATCCCCAAATCGCCGAGATTTTGAATTTCAAAACGGGGAAACGATTGGTCACGAAACGACACATTCATCTTTTCGTCGATTAGGACACCGGCCGCGAAATCCTTTCGGGCATAGTTGAAGATGTCCAACGTCCATCGCACATGATTGAACTCTCCCGTGTGATCTTGAATGAATTGATCAAACACCCGCGTCCGATCCGCACCGTCGGTGTTCTGAATATTGTCCGCGAAATCGGTGATGTCGCCAATTAAGCCTACGGCGCCCGTGGAAACGTCGCCCGTCATCGAGAAAAACTGGAACCTCCCCTTCTCGAGGTCATTTAAGCCCGCGGGGTTATAAAAGGGCGAAGAATCGTGCGTTCCGCGCAAGGCCACGCCCACATTTCCCATCCCGAGATTACGAACCTTACGGCTCAGCGTAGGGCCTTCTTGGGGGAATTGCGCCATTGCGTTCGTCCACCCGACTGTTCCCAGAGTCGCCACAATCATTGCAGGCCAAAGTTTCCGCATTCGATGTTCTCCCTTATTCAGCCGTTCCCGGATTTATGGGCAGACCGCCCCGACGCCATATTGGCTGTTCAAATAATCCTTCGCCCCCTGAAGCTGGTCGCTGCCCGCCACCGCGATCGCATCGGACAGGCCGGACGAAAGCGTGAAAAAGTGATCGGTCAGCGAGAAATCCGAAGGAAGTCCCGCCTTCACGCCGTCGGAATTGACGTTGTCCAAATTATCCTGAAATCGCTGGGCCTGCGCGGAATCCAGGCCACTCGTATCCAGGCCGTCCGGAATACCGTCCGATACCGCCTGGGTCGGGTCCGCGTTGCACACGTTATCCGCGGTGGCACCCCCGATGATTTGGTTTACGGCGGCAATCTCGAAAATGCGCGCCATATACAACTGGAGGTAACAGTCCTTTTCATTCGCGCAGGAATCCGCAATGCCGATCAGGATATCCCGAGCTTCTTGCAGCTTCGTGTATTCTTCGCCGGAAAAAGCGGAAGGTGCGATCGACGCGATCGTCTGGAAGCCGAATCCGCTCCCTGCAGCCGCGTCTTGCAGACTCGCCAATTTTCCAAGGTAGGTACCGTCACCCAAGAACGAAACGCCGATCAGCGCCGAAGCCAAAGTGAACTGGGCCCCGGTGTCCGCCGGATTTTCCGCCACTGCGGATCGAGCTTTCGTCTCCGCCTGGGCGAATTCTCCTTTGTCCAGCAGAAATCGGGCTTCTTCGAGGTTCTTCTCGGCGTCACTTGCGCAACCCACGCAAAGCAACAACCCTATTGTTGAGCCGATCGTTCGTTTCCAGATAATTGCCGGTGACATGGTGCGGTGACCCTCCCGTTCCCGAATTAAAAACGTTTTTCGGGATGAAACGAAGCTTTTTGTCATCTATACTTGGCTGCCCCGGGGATTCGAGTGCACCCATTTCAAAACGACATTGCCGCGCTGCGTTCTTTTCTTGGACGCGCCGTGCTTGGAAAAGACGACGTGATCGAACTGGTCCTCGTCAATCTTGTCGCTCAGGGACACCTGTTGATCGAAGATGTGCCGGGCGTCGGCAAGACAACGCTGGCGCTCGCCCTGGCGCGATCGATCGACGGAACCTTTCAGCGGATTCAGTTCACGAGCGATCTCCTGCCGTCGGACGTCCTGGGCGTGCAGATCTACAACTCGGAAAAACACAATTTCGAATTCAAGCCGGGACCGATTTTCGCCAATGTCGTTCTGGCGGACGAGATCAACCGCACCACGCCCAAGAGTCAAAGCGCTTTACTCGAGGCGATGCAGGACGGACGCGTTTCCATGGAACGCACGACCTATGATCTGCCGCGCCCGTTCACGGTCCTCGCCACCCAAAACCCGATCGAGTTTCACGGAACCTACCCTCTGCCCGAATCGCAGCTCGACCGATTTCTGATGCGTATCACGATGGGGTATCCGCCTCTCGATCAGGAAATGCGAATTCTTCAGACCAAGGAATATGTCCCCCGGGACATCAAAGAAAATCCCGTCTGCACGGGGGCGCGCGTTTTAGAAATGCAACGGGCCGTGTCGGAAGTTCGGGTGGATCGCTCGGTCGCCCAGTTCGTTCTTTCGATCATTGAAAAGACGCGCCGTTCGCGGGACTTGGAGTTGGGCGCCAGCCCTCGAGGTTCGCTGGCGCTATACCGGGCGGCCCAAGCGCGCGCGTTCGTCCGGGGAGAACTTTTCGTCACTCCCGACGACGTCAAATCGCTCGTGGTTTCGGTTCTCGCCCATCGCGTCTTGGTGAGCGGAAGGCGAGCGGGCAGTCCCACGTCCGCGGATGCCCGCTCGGCGGCGGAGACGATTCTCAAAGAGATCGTTGAGACCGTCGAGGTTCCCGTGTGACGTCCTCGCGCGGCCGCTTTAGAATCCACGTCACGCGCACCGGCTATCTTTTTATTCTCCTCTGCCTCGGCATCGGAATCGCCAGCCTCAATACGGGGAACAATCTGCTCTATCTCATCTTCGCGATGATGCTGAGCTTTCTGATTCTTTCCGGCCTGCTCTCAAACAACACGCTTGCGCGCCTTTGGGTGCATCCTCGCTTTCCCGCACGAATTTTCGCCAAGCAGCCGGTACCGGTCCGGCTCGAGCTCGAAAACAAAAAGCGGTTTTTCCCGTCGTTCTGCCTCTCCCTCGATCTTGCGGCGCAAGGGATTGAAAAAAGGGGGAAGCCGTTCGTCATCAAGGTTCCGCCCGGCGGTTCCGCTTCGGTCACGGACCATATCGTTTTTCCGCTTCGGGGAAGGCGGAAGCTGCCGCCCTATTCGGTGGAAACGTCATATCCGTTCGGACTGATTCGAAAATATTTTCCGCTTCCGTCGGAAGGAGACACCGTGGTTTATCCGGCGCTAGCTCCGATCGAGTTTTGGCTGGAAGCCGACCGGAGGTTGCACGGGGAATTCTTATCGGGCCAGAAAGGGGGCGAAACCAATCCTTACGGAATTCGGGATTACGTCCACGGGGATCCCGCTCGACTCATTCATTGGAAATCGTCGGCCAAGCAAGGGAGTTGGAAATCCCGTGAGTTCGAGAAAGAAAAGAAACTTCGGGTGGTCGTGGACGTTCGGTTGTTGCCGCAATCCGAATCCGAACCGGAATGGCTCGAACGAGCGATCTCCGTCGCCGCGTCCCTGATTCTCATGCTTTCGAGGCGCGGTTTCGAAATTGTTTTGAGACTCAACGGCGACCGGGTGATTGCCGAAGGAAAAGGGTACTTGGATGCCTATCTCACTGCGCTCGCGCTTGCCCGGGCCCCGATCGAGGGAAACCGCCCGGAGGCCTTCCGGGATATTCCCGAGGTTCATTCAGTCGTCGTGGTGACGGACGCGCCCTCGCACGGCTCAGGCGGGGAATGGGTGATCGGCCGAGAGCGACTTCAAGCCGCATGACCTTCGATCGCTATTTTCGCCTGGCGTCTTCGTTACTCGTGCTCTGCGGTTTTTATGCCGTCCTGATCGCCGGCGCCTATATCGTCCCTTGCGTCGTCGGCATGGGGATCACCGTGGCTTACGGGCTGTCCGGCGAAAAGCTGACCTCGCTCCTGCGCATCCCCCGATGGGTCTGGAACATCGCCGCCTTGATCCTGTTCGCCTATCTTTTTTACGACACGTTTTACGGCGAACAGGATTTGGTCGGAAACGGGATCAAATTCGTCGTTTACCTTCAGATCGTCAAACTCCTCTCCCCGAAAACGAACCGGGACCAGATGCAAATTTACCTGCTGAGTTTTTTGCATTTGCTTTCTTCGACCGTTCTCTCCAGCGACGTCACGTTCGCCTTCCCGTTCCTTCTTTACATCGTGCTGGCCACCTGGACGCTGGCGATGTTCCATTTGAAAACCCAACAAGAGGCTGCCGCGGCGTCGGAACACCGAGAAAGTGCAATCCGCTCGCTCTTGCGATCCAAGGACGTCATCACGCCCAAGTTTTTGACGGCCAGCTCGCTTCTCGCTCTCACACTGATCGCCTTCACGATGCTGGTGTTCTTTCTGTTTCCGCGCCTGTCGATGGGGCAGTTCCTCCGCCGTGTAACCACTCAGCAGCGGATTTCAGGGTTTTCCGAAAATGTCGAACTCGGAACCATCGGGAACATTAAAGCCAGCGACACCATCTCCATGCGAGTCGAATTTTCGGAGGCCTATCAAGGTAAGATCGACACGGAATACCTTTACTGGCGCGGCACGGCTCTCGACGCGTTCGATGGCCGGCGCTGGTCGCAATCCATGACGATGCGGAGCCCCGTTCGGATCGACACCGACAGCGCCGTTTTAAACGCGCATCGGGCGACCTATCCGGGAGGAGAGACTTTTCAATATCGCGTGTTTTTGGAGGCCTTAAGTACGCCGCTCATTTTCGGCGCCGACCGGCTCTTTCGGGTGACCTGGGACAAGTCGATTGTCGAACGCTTCTTTCGCGGGTCTCTCGCCCTGGAAGAGGATCCGTATCTCGGATTTCACTTTCTCACGACCAACAATTTCGCAAGCGACCTGACGTACACCGCGGAATCCGTTGTGGGAGAGGTCGACCCGGCGACTCTTCGCGGGGAGTCCAAGGAGGTCCCGCCGTTTATCGAGTCCACGTACCTTCAGCTTCCCAAACTCGACCCCGAGGTGAAGAAACTGATTGAATCCATCCCGCTGCCGCCCACGTCTCTTTATGACCAGGCGCTCGCGTTGCGGCAATACATCGAAAAAAACTATCGATACACGCTGGATGTCCAAGACAGCGGAACCGAGGATCCGCTTCGCTTTTTCTTTATCGAACGGAAGCGAGGCCACTGTGAATATTTCTCCACCGCCCTCGCCATCGCCTTGCGGGTGCGGGGGATTCCTTCCCGTCAAACCATCGGATTTCGCGGCGGTGAACTCAATCCCTACGGACGATATTTAGCGGTGCGGCAACGGGATGCGCATTCTTGGGTGGAAGTGTTCTTTCCGGAATCCGGATGGATCCGTTTTGATCCTTCTCCTCTCGATCTGAACTTTCGTACCCGGGCGAGTTATTTCCGGAAATTTTACCAGTTCATGGATTATCTTCGTCTCCGGTGGAACAAATACATCATCGAATTCGACCTCCAGGCGCAGGCGGGAATCGCCGAGCGCATAGGACGCCAGGCCGGACGCTGGATCGGCGCGTTCAAAGGCGGCAAAGAGACCGCGGCTGCGGACGAACCGGAGGATATCCGGGAAAAAATACGGCGAAATCAGGGGCGCCGCTTGGCCATCGCCGTTCTAGGCATGGGCGGTATCCTCGCCGTGGGAACCTGGATCTTTCGACGAAGACAGCGCTCGGTTCGTACCGGCAAGTTCGGAGAATTAATCCGTCTGCTCGCGTCTCACGGACACTTAAAATCTCCGGTTCAGACGGCCGAAGAATTTGCGCGAGACATCGAAAAAGAGCGAGGCTCGCTTCTGCCCTTGGAAGAATTGGTTCGTCTCTATAACGAACAGCGGTTCGGCGGCCGCCGCGTGGCCGACCTGAAATGGAAAGGTCAATTGGACGCCCTTCAGTCCCTCTTGGCTTCTTCCCAGCGAACTCGCCGGCGAAAGGCCGGTCCCCCGCCCGTACCTCTTCAATAGATTCCTAAGACCTATCCGCTTGACTCCGAGCGCAGGTAGCTTCCCCCCAAATCTTCAAGAAAGGAGCCGCCGGTAGTCGATCTTCAGAATTCTGGAAATCCGCCGGGACCGATCCCGACCAAGGGCCAAGGTATTCCGCTCAATTCTCGAAAGATCCGACTGTGGAATTTTCACCTTCCGCGCCAGCTCCGTCTGTGTGAGACCCTCCCGCGCGCGGAAAACCCGGATTAAGTATCCGGGGCTCCGAAAATCCGCTCCCGCCTCTGCAGCGATCTTCTTCACAACCTCACGGGAATCCACGTAATCCCCATAACGCTCAAGAATGTCCCGGATTTCCGGAATCACCGACGCGACAAACGCCCTTCTCGGACGGATCGAGACATCCGCCACGTCCGAACGAATCCAAATTGCCTTACTCATATCCTCACCTCACTCATAAGCGTCCTTGCGATGCCCGACATAGATCAC
This sequence is a window from Bdellovibrionota bacterium. Protein-coding genes within it:
- the dacB gene encoding D-alanyl-D-alanine carboxypeptidase/D-alanyl-D-alanine-endopeptidase, yielding MTLHLFSVLFAATTLAGPQGPWSAKLAPILERSKIAPGSYGVEIRSLADGKLLYSANADRGFNPASTIKVLTAATSLSKFGPNHRFQTTVLRSGNDLCLKGGGDPWLVNETMWNLVEEVRRAGVHRIKGDLVADESLFPTSMDHSEEFEGDSDRAFTASASALSANFNSLTINVEPGNPGKTGQVSLDPPLSFFDLKNRTRTSSNGEATLGAKLHRSGEKIEVVVSGAIPAGRKRVTLYRSVADPPRYAAHLFVEHFRRAGDVLEGKIRVGSCPENAQEILKFDSVPLSMVVFGLLKFSNNFIADMLVRNLGEEHTVQSGLGEIRRWLTSVQVGGERGVLENGSGLSRETRISAASLVAALRGALNDFRFAPEFLAALPISGTDGTFRRRLKNSDASAQVRAKSGQISGVVSLAGVAQTHSGQVVFAFLFNDVSGR
- a CDS encoding MoxR family ATPase, whose translation is MHPFQNDIAALRSFLGRAVLGKDDVIELVLVNLVAQGHLLIEDVPGVGKTTLALALARSIDGTFQRIQFTSDLLPSDVLGVQIYNSEKHNFEFKPGPIFANVVLADEINRTTPKSQSALLEAMQDGRVSMERTTYDLPRPFTVLATQNPIEFHGTYPLPESQLDRFLMRITMGYPPLDQEMRILQTKEYVPRDIKENPVCTGARVLEMQRAVSEVRVDRSVAQFVLSIIEKTRRSRDLELGASPRGSLALYRAAQARAFVRGELFVTPDDVKSLVVSVLAHRVLVSGRRAGSPTSADARSAAETILKEIVETVEVPV
- a CDS encoding DUF58 domain-containing protein, producing MTSSRGRFRIHVTRTGYLFILLCLGIGIASLNTGNNLLYLIFAMMLSFLILSGLLSNNTLARLWVHPRFPARIFAKQPVPVRLELENKKRFFPSFCLSLDLAAQGIEKRGKPFVIKVPPGGSASVTDHIVFPLRGRRKLPPYSVETSYPFGLIRKYFPLPSEGDTVVYPALAPIEFWLEADRRLHGEFLSGQKGGETNPYGIRDYVHGDPARLIHWKSSAKQGSWKSREFEKEKKLRVVVDVRLLPQSESEPEWLERAISVAASLILMLSRRGFEIVLRLNGDRVIAEGKGYLDAYLTALALARAPIEGNRPEAFRDIPEVHSVVVVTDAPSHGSGGEWVIGRERLQAA
- a CDS encoding DUF3488 and transglutaminase-like domain-containing protein, producing MTFDRYFRLASSLLVLCGFYAVLIAGAYIVPCVVGMGITVAYGLSGEKLTSLLRIPRWVWNIAALILFAYLFYDTFYGEQDLVGNGIKFVVYLQIVKLLSPKTNRDQMQIYLLSFLHLLSSTVLSSDVTFAFPFLLYIVLATWTLAMFHLKTQQEAAAASEHRESAIRSLLRSKDVITPKFLTASSLLALTLIAFTMLVFFLFPRLSMGQFLRRVTTQQRISGFSENVELGTIGNIKASDTISMRVEFSEAYQGKIDTEYLYWRGTALDAFDGRRWSQSMTMRSPVRIDTDSAVLNAHRATYPGGETFQYRVFLEALSTPLIFGADRLFRVTWDKSIVERFFRGSLALEEDPYLGFHFLTTNNFASDLTYTAESVVGEVDPATLRGESKEVPPFIESTYLQLPKLDPEVKKLIESIPLPPTSLYDQALALRQYIEKNYRYTLDVQDSGTEDPLRFFFIERKRGHCEYFSTALAIALRVRGIPSRQTIGFRGGELNPYGRYLAVRQRDAHSWVEVFFPESGWIRFDPSPLDLNFRTRASYFRKFYQFMDYLRLRWNKYIIEFDLQAQAGIAERIGRQAGRWIGAFKGGKETAAADEPEDIREKIRRNQGRRLAIAVLGMGGILAVGTWIFRRRQRSVRTGKFGELIRLLASHGHLKSPVQTAEEFARDIEKERGSLLPLEELVRLYNEQRFGGRRVADLKWKGQLDALQSLLASSQRTRRRKAGPPPVPLQ
- a CDS encoding helix-turn-helix domain-containing protein, giving the protein MSKAIWIRSDVADVSIRPRRAFVASVIPEIRDILERYGDYVDSREVVKKIAAEAGADFRSPGYLIRVFRAREGLTQTELARKVKIPQSDLSRIERNTLALGRDRSRRISRILKIDYRRLLS